A genomic window from Mesorhizobium sp. 131-2-1 includes:
- a CDS encoding alkaline phosphatase family protein, translated as MASLSGRPNILLITCDQWRGDCLSATGHPVVKTPNADALAADGVLFRRHYGGAAPCSPARACLYTGLYQMNNRVCRNGTPLDARHGNIALSARALGYDPTLFGYTDMSLDPRLLSPGDPRLTSYEGVLPGFSVRQFLPEHQKPWLSWLQAQGIDASAGYPDIHRPVGEPNDLVTRAPPVYSKDQTPTAFLAGEFIRWLGEQERAAPWFAHLSFISPHPPFIVPEPYNTMYAPADGPAFNRAGSWQAEAERHPYLAYDLGRQNRKSFRPGTEGSVRDWGEDNIRAIRAIYHGMISEVDAQLGRLWQALKAAGAWDDTIIVLTSDHAEMMGDHFMLGKGGFFDGGYHIPLIIRDPRQRQTAGGKVERFTEAVDILPTVLDLVGEDPPPHLDGRSLRPFLEGGTPRDWRDAAHWEFDFRSVAGGEAERHFGIASRQCNLAVIRTEDFKYVHFGGGLPPLLFDLAKDPGELTNVAADPAYGPVRLEFAERLLAWRAEHLDQSLALAELTEGGVVGYVSEAVGSRQ; from the coding sequence TTGGCCAGCTTGAGCGGACGCCCCAATATTCTTCTGATCACATGCGACCAGTGGCGCGGCGATTGCCTGTCCGCCACCGGTCATCCCGTGGTGAAAACGCCGAACGCCGACGCGCTCGCCGCCGACGGCGTGCTGTTTCGCCGCCACTATGGCGGCGCGGCGCCGTGCTCGCCGGCGCGCGCCTGCCTCTATACCGGCCTCTACCAGATGAACAACCGCGTCTGCCGCAACGGCACGCCGCTCGATGCCCGCCACGGCAACATCGCACTTTCGGCCCGGGCGCTCGGCTATGACCCGACGCTATTCGGCTATACCGACATGTCGCTCGATCCGCGCCTGCTTTCGCCCGGCGACCCCAGGCTGACAAGCTATGAGGGCGTCCTGCCCGGGTTCAGCGTGCGTCAGTTCCTGCCCGAACATCAGAAGCCTTGGCTGTCCTGGCTGCAGGCCCAGGGCATCGATGCCAGTGCTGGCTATCCAGACATTCACCGTCCGGTTGGCGAACCGAACGACCTCGTAACCAGGGCGCCGCCCGTTTACTCGAAGGACCAGACCCCGACGGCCTTCCTTGCCGGCGAGTTCATCCGCTGGCTCGGCGAGCAGGAGCGCGCCGCGCCCTGGTTCGCGCATCTGTCCTTCATCAGCCCGCACCCGCCCTTCATCGTGCCTGAGCCTTACAACACCATGTACGCTCCGGCCGATGGCCCTGCCTTCAACCGCGCCGGCAGTTGGCAGGCAGAAGCGGAGAGGCATCCCTACCTGGCTTACGATCTCGGCCGGCAGAACCGGAAAAGCTTTCGCCCCGGTACCGAAGGCAGCGTACGCGACTGGGGCGAGGACAACATCCGCGCCATCCGGGCGATCTACCACGGCATGATCTCCGAGGTCGACGCGCAGCTCGGCCGCCTTTGGCAGGCGCTCAAGGCGGCGGGCGCCTGGGATGACACCATCATCGTGCTGACTTCCGACCATGCCGAGATGATGGGCGATCATTTCATGCTCGGCAAAGGCGGCTTCTTCGATGGCGGCTACCACATCCCGCTGATCATCCGCGACCCGCGCCAGCGCCAGACGGCCGGCGGCAAGGTCGAGCGCTTCACCGAAGCCGTGGACATATTGCCGACCGTGCTCGATCTCGTCGGCGAGGATCCTCCGCCGCATCTCGACGGCCGTTCGCTGAGGCCGTTCCTCGAGGGCGGCACGCCTCGCGATTGGCGCGACGCCGCGCACTGGGAGTTCGACTTCCGCTCGGTCGCCGGCGGCGAGGCCGAGCGCCATTTCGGCATCGCCTCGCGCCAGTGCAACCTTGCCGTCATCCGCACCGAAGACTTCAAATATGTGCATTTTGGCGGTGGCCTGCCGCCGCTGCTGTTCGATCTGGCGAAGGATCCAGGCGAGTTGACCAATGTCGCCGCCGACCCCGCCTATGGCCCGGTGCGGCTTGAATTTGCCGAGAGGCTGCTTGCCTGGCGCGCCGAACATCTCGACCAGTCGTTGGCGCTGGCGGAGCTGACGGAAGGTGGCGTGGTTGGATACGTGAGTGAGGCAGTAGGCAGTAGGCAGTAG
- a CDS encoding VOC family protein, producing the protein MLDQIKGLHHVTSMASDARQNNEFFTRKLGLRRVKKTVNFDAPDVYHLYYADEVGTPGSVMTYFPFPNIGKGRHGVGEVGTTVYSVPEGTLAYWEKRFADEGVSGVSRTESFGEKRLNFAGPDGDGFALVEDKADSRAPWVKGGVPADEAIRGFHSVALRLKDGGATEELLKFMGYEEVDKSGNIRRLAIKNGNGADVVDIESLPGAGFANLGAGSVHHVAFAVENRAKQLEVRKALMDTGYQVTPVIDRDYFWAIYFRTPGGVLFEVATNEPGFNRDEDTAHLGEALKLPTQHQHLRPYLEQHLQKLEG; encoded by the coding sequence ATGCTCGACCAGATCAAGGGCCTGCATCACGTGACCTCGATGGCCAGCGATGCGCGCCAGAACAATGAATTCTTCACCAGGAAGCTCGGCCTGCGCCGGGTCAAGAAGACCGTCAATTTCGACGCGCCCGACGTCTACCATCTCTACTATGCCGACGAAGTCGGCACGCCGGGTTCGGTGATGACCTATTTCCCGTTCCCCAACATCGGCAAGGGCCGGCATGGAGTCGGCGAGGTCGGCACCACGGTCTATTCGGTGCCCGAAGGCACGCTGGCCTATTGGGAGAAGCGCTTTGCCGATGAAGGCGTGAGCGGTGTTTCCCGCACCGAGAGCTTCGGCGAGAAGCGGCTCAACTTCGCCGGTCCCGATGGCGACGGTTTTGCTCTGGTCGAGGACAAGGCGGACAGCCGCGCGCCCTGGGTGAAGGGCGGGGTCCCGGCCGACGAGGCGATCCGTGGCTTCCACTCGGTCGCGCTGAGGTTGAAGGACGGCGGCGCCACCGAGGAGCTGTTGAAGTTCATGGGCTACGAGGAGGTCGACAAGTCCGGCAATATCCGCCGGCTGGCGATCAAGAATGGCAATGGCGCAGATGTCGTCGACATCGAATCGCTGCCGGGCGCGGGCTTCGCCAATCTCGGCGCTGGCTCCGTCCACCATGTCGCCTTCGCCGTCGAGAACCGTGCCAAACAGCTCGAAGTGCGCAAGGCGCTGATGGACACCGGCTACCAGGTGACGCCGGTGATCGACCGCGACTATTTCTGGGCGATCTATTTCCGTACGCCGGGCGGCGTGCTGTTCGAGGTGGCCACTAATGAACCGGGCTTCAACCGCGACGAGGACACCGCGCATCTCGGCGAGGCGCTGAAGCTGCCGACGCAGCACCAGCACCTGCGGCCCTATCTCGAACAGCACCTGCAGAAGTTGGAAGGTTGA
- a CDS encoding aminomethyltransferase family protein: MAQATRKKAPVAEADTAFEARLAAQSHFRTLRPGTPFQPRIDALGLKQDWYSWAGYRAPHSLWDEELEYFAIRSQAALFDISPMTKYRIEGPDAEAYLDRVTLRDVTKLKPGRVHYTAWCDDEGFVLDDGTLFRLSPTRFRLCSQERHLPWLLDSAIGFEVSVEEETQAVAGLALQGPTSFAVLRDAGFAGVERLKVFDLAEFAHDGATVTISRTGFTGDLGYELFVPADKALSLWDRLMVAGELRGIRAIGYTALNRARLEAGLIVANADFTTAEHAIRADRLRMPDEIGLGFMIDPEKGHFNGRRAILEARAKRKLRHVLVGLEIEGNIPAEHAIVYYRKSQEVGLVTAAMWSPMAKRNIAIASLQRPYGDTIVDDLWVEIYAMRELQYQKLMKRAKVVPRPFIKLDRRTASPPADF; the protein is encoded by the coding sequence ATGGCGCAAGCAACCAGGAAAAAGGCGCCCGTGGCTGAGGCCGACACAGCCTTCGAAGCCCGTCTTGCCGCGCAATCGCATTTCCGCACGCTTCGGCCGGGCACGCCCTTCCAGCCGCGCATCGACGCGCTGGGACTGAAGCAGGACTGGTACAGCTGGGCCGGCTACCGCGCCCCGCATTCGCTGTGGGACGAGGAGCTCGAATATTTCGCCATCCGCAGCCAGGCGGCGCTCTTCGACATTTCGCCGATGACGAAGTACCGCATCGAGGGGCCGGACGCCGAAGCCTATCTCGACCGTGTCACGCTGCGCGACGTGACCAAGCTGAAGCCGGGCCGCGTCCACTACACAGCCTGGTGCGACGACGAGGGGTTCGTCCTCGACGACGGCACGCTGTTCCGGCTCTCGCCGACGCGCTTCCGCCTCTGCTCGCAGGAGCGGCATTTGCCCTGGCTGCTCGACAGCGCGATTGGCTTCGAGGTGAGCGTCGAGGAAGAGACCCAAGCGGTCGCCGGGCTCGCACTGCAGGGACCGACCTCCTTCGCCGTCCTCCGCGACGCCGGCTTTGCCGGCGTCGAGCGGCTGAAGGTCTTCGACCTCGCCGAGTTCGCGCATGACGGCGCCACCGTCACCATTTCGCGCACCGGCTTCACCGGCGACCTCGGCTACGAGCTGTTCGTGCCCGCGGACAAGGCGCTGAGCCTCTGGGACCGGCTGATGGTGGCGGGCGAACTGCGCGGCATCCGCGCCATCGGCTACACGGCGCTCAACCGCGCCCGGCTCGAAGCCGGGCTGATCGTCGCCAATGCCGACTTCACCACCGCCGAGCACGCCATCCGCGCCGACCGCTTGCGCATGCCGGACGAGATCGGCCTCGGCTTCATGATCGATCCCGAGAAAGGCCATTTCAACGGCCGCCGCGCCATCCTGGAGGCGCGTGCGAAGCGCAAGCTGCGCCACGTTCTGGTCGGGCTGGAGATCGAAGGCAACATCCCGGCCGAGCATGCGATCGTCTATTACAGGAAGAGCCAGGAGGTCGGACTGGTGACCGCTGCGATGTGGTCGCCCATGGCCAAGCGCAACATCGCCATTGCCTCCTTGCAGCGGCCTTACGGCGATACGATCGTCGATGACCTCTGGGTCGAGATCTACGCCATGCGCGAGTTGCAGTACCAGAAGCTGATGAAGCGGGCCAAGGTTGTGCCGCGCCCGTTCATCAAGCTCGACCGCCGCACCGCCAGCCCGCCGGCGGATTTCTGA
- a CDS encoding GNAT family N-acetyltransferase codes for MADQLPEVELEDRGSKGRYVLRGPGGAEAETTFTKVGEHILIIDHTEVPDAFRGQGAGLRLVTRAVEDARAAGKKIIPLCPFANAQFRRHPEWADVLKQ; via the coding sequence ATGGCTGATCAATTGCCCGAGGTCGAACTGGAGGATCGCGGCTCCAAGGGCCGCTATGTCCTGCGCGGGCCGGGCGGCGCCGAGGCCGAGACGACCTTCACCAAAGTCGGCGAGCATATCCTCATCATCGACCACACCGAGGTGCCGGATGCGTTTCGCGGCCAGGGCGCCGGGCTTCGCCTCGTCACCCGCGCCGTCGAGGATGCGCGCGCGGCCGGCAAGAAGATCATCCCGCTCTGCCCGTTCGCCAACGCCCAGTTCCGCCGCCATCCGGAATGGGCCGACGTGCTGAAGCAGTGA
- a CDS encoding dipeptidase, which translates to MTATDLIPVFDGHNDTLLRLYQSKEADVEKLFIEGTPGGHIDLPRSRKGGFAGGMFAIFPPPVEKTKRSAVPPAPSDNEPLPPELPRAEAITSTIGMASILFRLERAGALTVCRSAGEVREAMAKGSIAAVFHIEGVEAIDPELAMLDVLHAAGLRSLGIVWSRPNAFGNGVPFRFPSSPDTGPGLTDAGKALVKACNQLKIMIDLSHLNEKGFRDVADISDAPLVATHSNVHAICGHSRNLTDWQLGAIRETGGMVGLNFATGFLREDGRMNADTGLDIMVRHIDSLLQALGEDGVGLGSDFDGAMIPAVIGDVAGLPKLIDALMARGFGRALIEKIAYRNWLSVLERTIG; encoded by the coding sequence ATGACCGCAACCGACCTCATCCCCGTCTTTGACGGCCATAACGACACGCTGCTCAGGCTCTACCAGTCGAAGGAAGCGGATGTCGAAAAGCTGTTCATCGAAGGCACGCCGGGCGGCCATATCGATCTGCCGCGCTCCAGGAAGGGCGGCTTCGCCGGCGGCATGTTCGCGATCTTCCCGCCACCGGTCGAAAAGACCAAGCGCAGCGCCGTGCCGCCGGCGCCGAGCGACAACGAGCCGCTGCCGCCGGAACTGCCACGCGCCGAGGCGATCACCTCGACCATCGGCATGGCGTCGATCCTGTTCCGGCTGGAGCGGGCAGGCGCGCTGACCGTCTGCCGCAGCGCCGGTGAAGTGCGCGAGGCGATGGCGAAGGGCTCGATCGCGGCGGTGTTCCACATCGAGGGCGTCGAGGCGATCGACCCGGAGCTTGCCATGCTCGACGTGCTGCACGCCGCCGGGCTGCGCTCGCTGGGCATCGTCTGGAGCCGCCCCAACGCCTTCGGCAACGGCGTGCCGTTCCGCTTTCCGTCGTCGCCGGACACGGGGCCTGGCCTCACCGATGCGGGCAAGGCGCTGGTCAAGGCCTGCAATCAGCTCAAGATCATGATCGACCTCTCGCATCTCAACGAGAAGGGCTTTCGCGATGTCGCCGATATCAGCGATGCGCCGCTGGTCGCGACCCATTCCAACGTGCATGCGATCTGCGGCCATTCGCGCAACCTCACCGATTGGCAGCTCGGCGCGATCCGCGAAACGGGCGGCATGGTCGGCTTGAACTTCGCCACCGGCTTCCTGCGCGAGGACGGCAGGATGAATGCCGATACCGGTCTCGACATCATGGTGCGCCATATCGACTCGCTGCTGCAGGCGCTCGGCGAGGACGGCGTCGGGCTGGGATCGGATTTCGATGGCGCCATGATCCCCGCCGTCATCGGCGACGTCGCCGGCCTGCCCAAGCTCATCGATGCGCTCATGGCACGCGGCTTCGGGCGCGCGCTGATCGAGAAGATCGCCTATCGCAACTGGCTGAGCGTTCTTGAGAGAACGATAGGGTAA
- a CDS encoding phytoene desaturase family protein, with protein MTSFDAIIIGGGHNGLVAAAVLAKSGRKVLLLEAGNDVGGGARTEEFAPGFRVSAVAHLLNRLHPDVVKTLELERHGLKVERADFVPSVALSKDGPLVLHGAYGEVLTGANPSEQTAWKELRAQLLRYAGVLKPFLSRRPPDLAGLSLAEMTGLGQTALALKKLGKEDMRDFLRVLLMNAYDLLDEQLSDDRLKGLLAFDATLGSHLGPRSPTSLLGLYYRLAGEIGGLAGAQMLPKGGMGTVVAAIRSATEKAGVSIRAASPVAKVIVEKGRAVGVVTQSGETLRAKTVVSAINPATTILDLVGPREVDTGFLRKMKNIRMKGDAAKLHLALDQPPQFAGVDAAGHKGRLVIAPSPDHVERAFNPSKYGEFSPEPVMEITLPSLADAALAPAGACVLSAVVQYAPYALRQGWTAGKPQLLKAIMGQLEAYAPGIGATVRHAELLTPADIETRYRMPGGHWHHGELQADQMLVSRPVSGWSGYDTPLEGLFLAGAGSHPGGGISGAPGLNAARRIIAMKA; from the coding sequence ATGACGTCATTTGATGCCATCATCATCGGCGGCGGCCATAACGGCCTCGTCGCGGCAGCGGTGCTGGCGAAATCGGGCCGCAAGGTGCTGCTGCTCGAGGCCGGCAATGATGTCGGCGGCGGCGCGCGCACCGAGGAGTTCGCGCCCGGCTTCCGCGTCTCCGCCGTAGCCCACCTGCTCAATCGCCTGCATCCCGATGTGGTGAAGACGCTGGAGCTGGAGCGCCATGGGCTGAAAGTCGAACGTGCGGATTTCGTGCCCTCGGTCGCATTGTCCAAGGACGGCCCGCTGGTGTTGCACGGCGCCTATGGCGAGGTGCTGACGGGCGCAAACCCGTCCGAGCAAACGGCCTGGAAAGAACTGCGCGCGCAGTTGCTGCGCTATGCCGGCGTGCTGAAGCCGTTCCTGTCGCGCCGGCCGCCGGATCTCGCCGGGCTGTCGCTCGCAGAAATGACCGGGCTCGGCCAGACCGCGCTTGCGCTGAAGAAGCTCGGCAAGGAAGACATGCGCGACTTCCTGCGAGTGCTGCTGATGAACGCCTATGACCTGCTCGACGAGCAGCTTTCGGACGACAGGCTGAAGGGGCTGCTTGCTTTCGACGCGACGCTCGGCTCCCATCTCGGGCCGCGCTCGCCGACTTCGCTGCTCGGTCTCTACTACCGGCTGGCCGGCGAGATCGGCGGTCTTGCCGGCGCGCAGATGCTGCCCAAGGGCGGCATGGGCACCGTCGTCGCCGCCATCCGCTCCGCGACCGAGAAGGCTGGTGTCTCGATCCGTGCGGCATCGCCGGTGGCGAAGGTCATCGTCGAGAAAGGCCGTGCTGTCGGCGTCGTGACGCAGAGCGGCGAAACGCTGCGCGCCAAGACCGTCGTCTCCGCCATCAATCCGGCGACGACCATCCTCGATCTCGTCGGCCCGCGCGAAGTCGACACCGGCTTCCTGCGCAAGATGAAGAACATCCGCATGAAGGGCGATGCGGCCAAGCTCCATCTGGCGCTCGACCAGCCACCGCAATTCGCCGGCGTCGATGCCGCCGGCCACAAGGGCCGTCTGGTCATTGCGCCTTCGCCCGACCATGTCGAGCGCGCCTTCAACCCGTCGAAATACGGCGAATTCTCGCCCGAGCCGGTGATGGAAATCACGCTGCCCAGCCTTGCCGACGCCGCGCTCGCGCCTGCCGGCGCCTGCGTGCTCTCGGCGGTGGTGCAATATGCGCCCTATGCGCTGAGACAGGGCTGGACCGCCGGCAAGCCGCAACTCCTCAAGGCGATCATGGGCCAGCTCGAAGCCTATGCTCCGGGTATCGGCGCGACGGTGCGCCATGCCGAACTGTTGACGCCGGCCGACATCGAAACGCGCTACCGCATGCCTGGCGGCCACTGGCACCATGGCGAGCTGCAGGCCGATCAGATGCTGGTGTCGCGGCCTGTCTCCGGCTGGTCGGGCTACGACACGCCGCTCGAAGGGCTGTTCCTTGCCGGCGCCGGCTCGCACCCCGGCGGCGGCATCTCCGGCGCGCCCGGCCTCAATGCCGCGCGCCGCATCATCGCGATGAAGGCATGA
- a CDS encoding alpha/beta hydrolase: MSKDAYIHKLLPGSPGSPLLFVFHGTGGDENQLVSLGRELLPSATIVSPRGDVSEQGAGRFFRRTGEGVYDMDDLARATGKMAGFIKAHVEAAKPSTVLGLGYSNGANILASVAFAEPSLLDAAVLMHPLIPFEPDVKGSLAGRHMLITAGRRDPICPPSLTSRLEAYLRADGADVTVEWHDGGHEVRPNEIEAARRFFAAVPVEGSVSNG; encoded by the coding sequence ATGAGCAAGGACGCTTACATCCACAAGCTGCTGCCCGGTTCGCCGGGCAGCCCGCTGCTGTTCGTCTTCCACGGCACAGGAGGCGATGAGAACCAGCTGGTATCGCTGGGCCGAGAGCTTTTGCCTTCGGCGACCATCGTGTCGCCGCGCGGCGATGTGTCGGAGCAGGGCGCCGGGCGCTTCTTCCGCCGCACCGGCGAGGGCGTCTACGATATGGACGATCTTGCGCGGGCGACCGGCAAGATGGCCGGCTTCATCAAGGCGCATGTCGAGGCGGCGAAACCGTCGACCGTTCTCGGGCTCGGCTATTCCAACGGCGCCAACATCCTGGCCTCGGTGGCGTTCGCGGAACCCAGCCTGCTCGACGCGGCAGTGTTGATGCATCCGCTCATTCCGTTCGAGCCGGATGTGAAAGGTAGCCTTGCTGGCCGCCATATGCTGATCACGGCCGGCAGACGCGATCCGATCTGTCCGCCCAGCCTGACATCGCGGCTGGAGGCCTATTTGCGCGCCGATGGCGCCGATGTCACAGTGGAATGGCACGATGGCGGGCACGAGGTGCGGCCGAATGAAATCGAGGCGGCGCGGCGGTTCTTCGCCGCCGTGCCGGTTGAAGGGAGCGTAAGCAATGGCTGA